The DNA segment TGAAAATAACCGGAAAGCTTTTGAAACGCTCTATGACCGCCCCCTCGCCCTTCAGAAATTCAATTCCCTCTTAAAATCTTTAAAATAATAATCCTTTTTGCTTTAATTTGCGTTGTAGAATATTCACATTAGGATAGCGGGTTTTGTGGAGGAATAAATTAAACGGCTAGAAGGTCAAACTTTTCTTTTTTGGCACACTGTAAAAGCCGATGATCAGCGCATCCAAAAGTCATTGCCGTTTTTAGTCTGTTTTTTATGAATTTTGCAGAGGCAAGATGGATGGCGTCAAAACTACGGAGAGGATATTTTTTAATCAGGTCTCTTGTGAGATGAAGAATATCATTATTTAACTCAACAATGATGTAAGCCGGCCACTCCCGCTCAAACAGCCGGCATACCTCAAGATATCGGGCTTTCGGCAGATCCTGCTCACGCATTCTTCGTGTTAAAGCGGAATAAACTTCCGCGTAAGCAATCTTTGATGTTAGAATTTCGAAGTTATTTTCAAACAACGCAAGAATCAATTCAGTGCCCGATTCTTGAATGTATCGCTTGATAAGGGCGCTGGTATCGAGATAAGTCAACGACGTTCCTCAAGAACAGTCTCTGAGATAGGTGAGCCCGAGATCTTGATTATAGGAATCTTGAGGAGAAATTTTTGTTGGGGGAGGGAAATTTTACCTTCTTTTGCCAGTTCAGCCAGTTTTGATGCTGACGATTTGGATGGTAGGGCTTTTTTTGCCGGCTGAATGACCGCGATCGGCATTCCCCTCTCGGTAATAATGACTTCTTCTCCGGCTTTTGTTTTGCGAAGATATTGTGTGAGGTGGCTTTTAAGTTCTCTGACGCCTACAATGCTCATTATT comes from the Nitrospirota bacterium genome and includes:
- a CDS encoding type II toxin-antitoxin system prevent-host-death family antitoxin → MSIVGVRELKSHLTQYLRKTKAGEEVIITERGMPIAVIQPAKKALPSKSSASKLAELAKEGKISLPQQKFLLKIPIIKISGSPISETVLEERR
- a CDS encoding type II toxin-antitoxin system VapC family toxin, which gives rise to MTYLDTSALIKRYIQESGTELILALFENNFEILTSKIAYAEVYSALTRRMREQDLPKARYLEVCRLFEREWPAYIIVELNNDILHLTRDLIKKYPLRSFDAIHLASAKFIKNRLKTAMTFGCADHRLLQCAKKEKFDLLAV